In one Amia ocellicauda isolate fAmiCal2 chromosome 2, fAmiCal2.hap1, whole genome shotgun sequence genomic region, the following are encoded:
- the eef1a1l3 gene encoding elongation factor 1-alpha-like: MPKDRVHISLVIIGHVDSGKSTTTGHLVYKCGGVDPRTIEKFEKAATQMGKGSFKYAWVLDKLKAERERGITIDISLLKFNTHKFSITIIDAPGHRDFIKNMITGTSQADAALLVVSAAKGEFEAGISRNGQTREHALLAYTLGVKQLIICVNKMDLTEPPYSQKRFDEVVRNVTVFVKKIGYDSTAVPFVPISGWNGENMLAPSNKMPWFKGWKTKRKEGISNGKTLLEVLDSILPPVRTINKPLRLPLQDVYKIGGIGTVPVGRIETGILKPGMLVTFSPAKLTAEVKSIEMHHQGLQTALPGHNIGFNIKNVAVKNLRRGDVAGNAQNDPPADVSSFTAQVIILNHPGMIKVGYSPVIDCHTTHISCRFAELREKIDRRSGKKLEDDPQVLVSGDAATVKLVPTKPMCVESFFNYPPLGRFSARDLKQTIAVGVIKSVEKIDTNPKKSAPKPQLIK, encoded by the exons ATGCCGAAGGACAGAGTCCACATCAGCCTGGTCATCATCGGCCATGTGGACAGCGGGAAGTCCACCACCACCGGCCACCTGGTGTACAAATGTGGCGGAGTTGATCCCAGGACTATCGAGAAATTTGAGAAAGCTGCAACCCAG ATGGGGAAAGGCTCTTTCAAATATGCTTGGGTCCTGGATAAACTGAAggctgagagagagcgagggattACCATCGACATCTCCTTGTTGAAATTCAACACCCATAAATTCTCCATCACCATCATTGATGCGCCGGGGCATCGggatttcattaaaaacatgatCACTGGGACCTCACAG GCAGATGCAGCGCTCCTAGTGGTCTCGGCAGCCAAAGGCGAGTTCGAGGCAGGGATTTCCAGGAATGGCCAAACGAGGGAACATGCACTGCTGGCCTACACTCTGGGTGTCAAACAGCTTATTATTTGCGTCAATAAGATGGATCTGACCGAACCCCCTTACAGCCAGAAGCGTTTTGATGAGGTGGTCCGAAATGTGACGGTCTTTGTCAAGAAAATCGGTTACGATTCCACGGCCGTGCCCTTCGTCCCCATCTCTGGCTGGAACGGAGAGAATATGCTGGCTCCCTCCAATAAG ATGCCCTGGTTTAAAGGGTGGAAAACCAAACGGAAAGAAGGCATTTCAAATGGCAAAACCTTACTGGAAGTCTTGGATTCCATTCTGCCTCCTGTCCGCACAATCAACAAACCTCTGCGGTTGCCCTTGCAGGATGTTTACAAAATTGGAG GTATTGGCACTGTACCCGTAGGAAGAATCGAGACGGGCATATTGAAGCCTGGGATGCTGGTGACCTTCTCTCCTGCTAAACTGACGGCGGAGGTCAAGTCCATTGAAATGCATCACCAAGGTCTCCAGACTGCTTTGCCCGGGCACAACATTGGCTTCAATATCAAGAATGTGGCAGTGAAGAACCTGCGGCGTGGGGATGTCGCAGGAAACGCCCAGAACGACCCTCCTGCTGATGTGTCTAGCTTTACTGCACAG GTAATCATTCTCAATCATCCTGGAATGATCAAAGTGGGCTACTCTCCCGTCATCGACTGCCACACGACCCACATCAGTTGCCGATTTGCCGAGCTGAGGGAGAAGATTGACCGTCGCTCTGGCAAGAAGCTGGAAGATGATCCTCAGGTTCTGGTCTCTGGGGATGCCGCTACGGTGAAGCTGGTACCAACCAAGCCGATGTGTGTTGAGAGCTTCTTTAACTATCCTCCTCTAG GCCGGTTTTCAGCCAGGGACCTGAAGCAGACCATCGCAGTTGGCGTCATCAAATCGGTGGAAAAGATTGATACAAACCCAAAGAAGTCAGCACCAAAACCCCAACTTATTAAATGA